A section of the Rhizomicrobium sp. genome encodes:
- a CDS encoding TonB-dependent receptor translates to MRRALSLSTSILALVCCGAVHAPAAAADSSDSASSGTIETVVVTAERRSENLMTTPISADVLTGSDIANKGVLKVDDLQFVSPSVVINNFGQGIDFNIRGIGKGEHNTQTLTGVITYRDAVPTFPGYMQEEPYYDISSVQVLRGPQGTFVGQNATGGAVFVTSNDPVIGGGYDGYVMGSFGNYSDGQLQGAVNIPIDDTLAVRVAAFGEARGSFFSIRDADPADNCPGQKYAGCKAGYNPGDERWGAGRVSVLWKPSDALTVSFKYDADYLDNGAYPASPFYEGFKTLPFGSATPNPLYSDIYHISANAPMSATDRFSRAILKVDYVLPGGITLRSVSGYQFGNTNWLTDLDGTDYGAINYAPPFPNNWTFFDHVDETIYSEEINLISPDEGRFNWILGAFGQSDIYNFPPGKFYTGVPHGVLDSTLFGKNPQMSFAGFGQVGYKILDNLQIQFGARYSYNRTTNDVTWNQYGTVINQHAFAKSYAFTYKGSINWQVNDNNFLYAFVATGYKPGGLNPPIYTVAQPEPFGPEKVTEYEGGWKATLFGGHVRSTLDAYYNDYKDFIVTVSYPALTLPVSGFLTEVNDPNTTKVYGLEGEIEAVFDKLSFGLGLGLNHSSLGTFYAVDSRPGGSGAVCDPATGPATPNCVNLKDKPLSYAPSVSFDVNLQYQFDLENGDKLTPRANFGHVSGQWATIFDVASLGDKLSPRDLLGAQLEWAHNDYVVTLYGTNLTDQHYEAALLYPLRFAGSPRQFGIRVMKVF, encoded by the coding sequence ATGAGGCGCGCGTTAAGCCTTTCCACGTCCATTCTGGCGCTTGTTTGCTGCGGTGCGGTCCACGCGCCGGCGGCGGCGGCCGACTCGTCCGACAGCGCGTCGAGCGGCACCATCGAGACGGTGGTCGTGACGGCGGAGCGCCGGTCGGAAAACCTGATGACGACGCCGATCTCGGCCGACGTGCTGACCGGGAGCGACATCGCGAACAAGGGCGTCCTGAAGGTCGACGACCTGCAATTCGTTTCGCCCAGCGTGGTGATCAACAATTTCGGCCAGGGCATCGACTTCAACATCCGCGGCATCGGCAAGGGCGAGCACAACACCCAGACCCTGACCGGCGTGATCACCTATCGCGACGCGGTGCCGACCTTCCCCGGCTACATGCAGGAAGAACCCTATTACGATATCTCCAGCGTCCAGGTGCTGCGCGGCCCGCAGGGCACCTTCGTGGGCCAGAACGCGACCGGCGGCGCGGTGTTCGTCACTTCGAACGATCCCGTCATCGGCGGCGGCTATGACGGCTATGTCATGGGCAGCTTCGGCAACTATTCCGACGGCCAGCTTCAGGGCGCGGTCAACATCCCGATCGACGATACGCTTGCGGTCCGCGTCGCCGCCTTCGGCGAGGCGCGGGGCAGCTTCTTCAGCATCCGCGATGCCGATCCGGCCGACAACTGCCCGGGCCAGAAATACGCGGGCTGCAAGGCGGGCTACAATCCGGGCGACGAGCGCTGGGGCGCCGGGCGCGTCAGCGTGCTGTGGAAGCCCAGCGACGCGCTGACGGTGTCGTTCAAATACGACGCGGATTATCTCGACAACGGCGCCTATCCGGCGAGCCCGTTCTACGAGGGGTTCAAGACGCTTCCCTTCGGCAGCGCGACGCCCAACCCGCTCTATTCCGACATCTATCACATCTCGGCCAACGCGCCGATGTCGGCGACCGACCGGTTCAGCCGCGCGATCCTGAAAGTCGATTACGTCCTGCCGGGCGGCATCACGCTGCGCTCGGTGTCCGGCTACCAGTTCGGCAACACCAACTGGCTGACCGATCTCGACGGCACGGATTACGGCGCGATCAACTACGCCCCGCCGTTCCCGAACAACTGGACGTTCTTCGACCATGTCGACGAGACGATCTATTCCGAAGAGATCAACCTGATCTCGCCCGACGAGGGACGCTTCAACTGGATCCTGGGTGCGTTCGGGCAGTCCGACATCTACAATTTCCCGCCGGGCAAGTTCTATACCGGCGTGCCGCACGGCGTGCTGGATTCGACGCTGTTCGGCAAGAACCCGCAGATGTCCTTCGCCGGCTTCGGACAGGTCGGCTACAAGATCCTGGACAACCTGCAGATCCAGTTCGGCGCGCGCTATTCCTATAACCGCACCACCAACGACGTGACGTGGAACCAGTACGGCACGGTCATCAACCAGCACGCCTTCGCCAAGTCCTATGCCTTCACCTACAAGGGCTCGATCAACTGGCAGGTCAACGACAACAACTTCCTCTATGCCTTCGTCGCGACCGGCTACAAGCCCGGCGGCCTGAACCCGCCGATCTACACCGTCGCCCAGCCCGAACCGTTCGGGCCCGAGAAGGTGACGGAGTACGAGGGCGGCTGGAAGGCCACCCTGTTCGGCGGCCATGTGCGCTCGACGCTCGACGCCTATTACAACGACTACAAGGACTTCATCGTGACGGTCTCCTATCCGGCCCTCACCTTGCCGGTCTCCGGCTTCCTGACCGAGGTCAACGATCCGAACACGACCAAGGTCTACGGCCTGGAAGGCGAGATCGAGGCGGTGTTCGACAAATTGTCGTTCGGCCTGGGCCTCGGCCTGAACCACTCATCGCTCGGCACTTTCTATGCCGTGGACTCGCGGCCCGGCGGCAGCGGCGCGGTGTGCGATCCGGCGACCGGCCCCGCGACGCCCAATTGCGTCAACCTGAAGGACAAGCCGCTGAGCTACGCGCCCAGCGTCTCGTTCGACGTCAACCTCCAGTACCAGTTCGACCTCGAGAACGGCGACAAGCTGACGCCGCGGGCCAATTTCGGACACGTGTCCGGACAGTGGGCGACGATCTTCGACGTGGCCTCGCTGGGCGACAAGCTTTCGCCGCGCGATCTTCTGGGCGCCCAGCTCGAATGGGCGCACAACGACTACGTCGTGACGCTCTACGGCACCAACCTGACCGACCAGCATTACGAAGCGGCGCTTCTCTATCCGCTGCGCTTCGCCGGCTCGCCGCGCCAGTTCGGCATTCGCGTCATGAAGGTGTTCTGA
- a CDS encoding DUF3857 and transglutaminase domain-containing protein, protein MHRLLAALFVLVAAVLEASAAFAAPVTPPFEVVKNHVEIEVQPDGAYVESREVVYRLLTEQGARALREMQLGFTRSYQSYMIPAAYTLKKDGTRIDVPRDSMLLGYGASNSPGFQDTQTLTVVFPNAEVGDEVAITTLFRQIRPWFGQSYTEEFLYSSEIPAHDVVVALTAPADMTFQIDAAGLTALPDETLGGKTRRVWHFRNDTPTAPESEAVDAYDRSTKLVISTFKDYRAFAGTYSEMLKDRAEVTPEIRTLADTLTQGLKGDREQARALYEWVALHIAYVNIVLGAGGFVPHRAADVLENKYGDCKDHVILLEALLAAKGIDSTPVLISAEDRFTLSPSPSPYVFNHMITYVPELHLYLDSTARYAPFGVLPFSDAGKPVIHVDGGETARTPPAGAANASIRSVETIAIASDGSVSGETRVTATGAPAVDLRGLVDSIKTTGEVNYFRQIMGPGVDATLDAGNVGGLDPVYRFSAHYQEAGALNIPGPGTIPYHVVYKPFAFTSLIAGGLPPTRTQPYICMSMAAEEDLTIRLPPEVHILALPHSETLSAEGVDLAMTFSHPDPATIRAELRARIDHPTSSCTPAYYARVRGALARMTSALRSEILYN, encoded by the coding sequence TTGCACCGTTTACTTGCGGCGCTGTTCGTTCTGGTCGCCGCTGTGCTGGAAGCGTCGGCTGCCTTCGCCGCGCCCGTGACCCCGCCCTTCGAAGTCGTCAAGAACCATGTCGAGATCGAGGTCCAGCCCGACGGCGCCTATGTCGAATCGCGCGAAGTGGTGTACCGCCTTCTGACCGAGCAGGGCGCGCGGGCGCTGCGCGAAATGCAGCTCGGCTTCACCCGCAGCTATCAGTCCTACATGATACCGGCGGCCTATACGCTGAAGAAGGACGGGACGCGCATCGACGTGCCGCGCGACAGCATGCTGCTCGGCTACGGCGCATCGAACTCGCCGGGCTTCCAGGACACCCAGACCCTGACGGTCGTCTTTCCCAATGCCGAGGTCGGCGACGAGGTCGCGATCACGACCCTGTTCCGCCAGATCAGGCCGTGGTTCGGCCAGTCCTACACCGAGGAATTTCTCTACAGCAGCGAGATCCCCGCGCATGACGTCGTGGTCGCCCTGACGGCGCCGGCCGACATGACGTTCCAGATCGACGCGGCGGGGCTGACCGCCCTGCCCGACGAGACTCTGGGCGGCAAGACCCGCCGCGTCTGGCATTTCCGGAACGACACGCCGACCGCGCCGGAAAGCGAGGCGGTGGACGCCTATGACCGCAGCACCAAGCTCGTCATCAGCACGTTCAAGGACTACCGCGCCTTCGCCGGAACCTATTCCGAGATGCTCAAGGACCGCGCCGAGGTCACGCCGGAAATCCGGACGCTGGCCGACACGCTGACGCAAGGCCTCAAGGGGGATCGCGAACAGGCGCGCGCGCTTTACGAATGGGTGGCGCTGCACATCGCCTATGTGAACATCGTGCTCGGGGCGGGCGGCTTCGTTCCGCACCGGGCCGCCGACGTCCTCGAAAACAAATACGGCGACTGCAAGGACCACGTCATCCTGCTGGAGGCCCTGCTGGCCGCCAAGGGGATCGACAGCACGCCGGTGCTGATCAGCGCCGAGGACCGTTTCACGCTGTCGCCCTCGCCGTCGCCCTATGTCTTCAATCACATGATCACCTATGTGCCGGAGCTCCATCTCTACCTGGACTCGACCGCGCGCTATGCGCCGTTCGGCGTGCTGCCCTTCTCGGACGCGGGAAAGCCGGTGATCCACGTCGACGGCGGCGAGACCGCGCGCACGCCGCCGGCCGGCGCCGCCAACGCATCGATCCGCTCGGTCGAGACCATCGCCATTGCCTCCGACGGCAGCGTGAGCGGCGAGACGCGGGTCACCGCGACGGGCGCGCCGGCGGTCGACCTGCGCGGGCTGGTGGACTCGATCAAGACCACCGGCGAGGTCAATTATTTCCGCCAGATTATGGGACCGGGCGTCGACGCCACGCTCGACGCCGGCAATGTCGGCGGTCTCGACCCGGTCTACAGGTTCTCGGCGCATTACCAGGAGGCCGGCGCGCTGAATATTCCCGGCCCCGGCACGATCCCGTACCACGTCGTCTACAAGCCCTTCGCCTTCACCAGCCTGATCGCCGGCGGGCTGCCGCCGACCCGAACCCAGCCCTATATCTGCATGTCGATGGCGGCGGAGGAGGACCTCACCATCCGGCTTCCGCCGGAAGTCCATATCCTGGCGCTGCCGCATAGCGAGACGCTGTCGGCCGAGGGCGTCGACCTGGCGATGACCTTCTCCCATCCGGACCCGGCGACCATCCGTGCCGAATTGCGGGCGCGCATCGACCATCCGACGAGCAGCTGCACGCCTGCCTATTACGCGCGGGTGCGCGGCGCGCTGGCCCGGATGACATCGGCGCTGCGCTCAGAAATCCTCTACAACTAG
- a CDS encoding nitronate monooxygenase has product MIKTRFTEMFGVETPITMGGMTRVGKAGLVAAVANAGALPFLTALTPGSPDLLAKEIKNTFQMTNKPFGINLTILPTINPVPYDEYRQVIVESGVKVVETAGNNPQPHLPAFRAAGIKVIHKCTSVRHAVKAQSVGVDCVSIDGLECAGHPGEDDVGGLILFPATADKLTIPIIASGGIADARGLIAALALGCDGVNMGTRFMATVEADIHENVKKQIVANDERGTNLIFRTMHNTARVAKNAISDQVVAIEKKGGAKFEDVRDLVAGTRGAGVLDRGEMDAGIWSAGQTQGLIHDIPTCKDLVGRIMHEAHAIVRERLDRMVA; this is encoded by the coding sequence ATGATCAAGACCCGGTTCACCGAGATGTTCGGCGTCGAAACGCCGATCACGATGGGCGGCATGACGCGCGTCGGCAAGGCCGGGCTCGTCGCCGCCGTCGCCAATGCCGGCGCCCTGCCCTTCCTCACCGCCCTGACGCCGGGCTCGCCGGACCTGCTGGCGAAGGAGATCAAGAACACCTTCCAGATGACGAACAAGCCGTTCGGCATCAACCTCACCATCCTGCCGACGATCAATCCGGTGCCGTACGACGAATACCGCCAGGTGATCGTCGAGAGCGGCGTCAAGGTGGTGGAGACCGCGGGCAACAATCCGCAGCCGCACCTGCCGGCCTTCCGCGCCGCCGGCATCAAGGTGATCCACAAATGCACCAGCGTGCGCCATGCGGTGAAGGCGCAGTCGGTCGGCGTCGACTGCGTCTCCATCGACGGCCTGGAATGCGCCGGCCATCCCGGCGAGGACGATGTCGGCGGCCTGATCCTCTTTCCGGCGACGGCCGACAAGCTCACCATCCCGATCATCGCGAGCGGCGGCATCGCGGATGCGCGCGGGCTGATCGCGGCGCTGGCGCTCGGCTGCGACGGCGTGAACATGGGCACGCGCTTCATGGCGACGGTCGAGGCCGACATTCACGAGAACGTCAAGAAGCAGATCGTGGCGAATGACGAGCGCGGCACCAACCTGATCTTCCGCACCATGCACAACACCGCGCGCGTCGCGAAGAACGCGATTTCCGACCAGGTCGTCGCCATCGAAAAGAAAGGCGGCGCCAAGTTCGAGGATGTGCGCGATCTCGTCGCCGGCACGCGCGGCGCCGGCGTGCTCGACAGGGGCGAGATGGATGCCGGCATCTGGTCGGCCGGCCAGACGCAAGGCCTCATCCACGACATCCCGACCTGCAAAGACCTGGTCGGGCGCATCATGCATGAAGCGCACGCCATCGTGCGCGAGCGGCTGGACCGGATGGTGGCGTAG
- a CDS encoding TIGR02206 family membrane protein has translation MHQPFVLFGTQHLVAIALTLAVPTILAGIARRRGPRADAIVRKGLAALLIGTWIAWYGLFIARGWLGPGNELPMNLCDWASIALIAALLAPGQKTFELAYFWALAGTTQGLVTPDVNYAFPEAQFVVFLLGHGAIVAAVLYLVLGTGLRPVPASIPRVVAWIFAYAAAAATTDWILGVNYGFFRAKPGHATVFDLMPAWPWYIPEAIAIGILATLVLYSPWYIADRMRVPALRDA, from the coding sequence TTGCACCAGCCATTCGTCCTGTTCGGGACCCAGCATCTCGTGGCGATCGCGCTCACGCTCGCGGTCCCCACGATCCTCGCCGGCATCGCCCGCCGGCGCGGGCCGCGCGCCGACGCCATCGTCCGCAAGGGGCTCGCCGCTCTTTTGATCGGCACCTGGATCGCCTGGTACGGACTCTTCATCGCCCGCGGCTGGCTCGGCCCCGGTAACGAACTTCCGATGAATTTGTGCGACTGGGCATCCATCGCGCTGATCGCGGCGCTGCTTGCGCCGGGGCAGAAGACGTTCGAACTCGCCTATTTCTGGGCGCTCGCCGGCACCACGCAGGGGCTGGTCACGCCGGATGTGAACTACGCCTTTCCCGAGGCGCAATTCGTCGTTTTCCTGCTCGGCCACGGCGCGATCGTCGCCGCGGTGCTTTATCTCGTGCTCGGCACCGGCCTGCGCCCGGTGCCCGCCTCGATCCCGCGCGTCGTGGCCTGGATCTTCGCCTATGCCGCCGCCGCCGCGACGACCGACTGGATTCTCGGCGTGAACTACGGCTTCTTCCGCGCCAAGCCCGGCCACGCAACCGTGTTCGACCTCATGCCGGCCTGGCCCTGGTACATCCCCGAAGCGATCGCGATCGGCATCCTCGCCACGCTGGTGCTGTATAGTCCCTGGTACATCGCCGACCGGATGCGCGTGCCGGCGCTCCGGGACGCATAG
- the thiD gene encoding bifunctional hydroxymethylpyrimidine kinase/phosphomethylpyrimidine kinase: protein MTKPARLLAVAGSDSSGGAGIQADIKTASALGVYAMTAVTAVTAQDTTGIGAIQLMAPAMVREQIERCLSDIGADAIKIGMLGSAEIARAVAASLAAHARGIPLVVDPVMAATSGTALADQAVVEVLKAELFPRAALITPNLPEARRLCGFAPAMSGDIARAGETLLSLGPEAVLIKGGHGEGGVLTDMLFTPDDPPRAFTAARIETRHTHGTGCALSTAIACGLGQGLALAGAVARGHAFVQAAIANAPGFGAGRGPLDLLRFGIRDA, encoded by the coding sequence TTGACGAAGCCCGCGCGGCTTCTCGCCGTCGCCGGCTCGGATTCCTCCGGCGGGGCGGGCATCCAGGCGGACATCAAGACGGCGTCCGCCCTCGGCGTCTATGCGATGACCGCGGTCACCGCGGTGACGGCGCAGGACACGACCGGCATCGGCGCGATCCAGCTCATGGCGCCCGCCATGGTGCGCGAGCAGATCGAGCGTTGCCTGTCCGACATCGGCGCCGACGCGATCAAGATCGGCATGCTGGGCTCGGCCGAGATCGCGCGCGCGGTCGCCGCGAGCCTCGCCGCCCATGCCAGGGGCATTCCGCTGGTGGTCGATCCGGTCATGGCGGCGACGAGCGGCACCGCATTGGCGGACCAGGCCGTGGTCGAGGTGCTGAAGGCCGAACTCTTTCCCCGCGCCGCGCTGATCACGCCCAACCTGCCGGAGGCCCGGCGCCTGTGCGGCTTTGCGCCGGCGATGTCCGGCGATATCGCGCGCGCCGGCGAGACGCTGCTGTCGCTCGGCCCCGAAGCGGTGCTGATCAAGGGCGGCCATGGCGAAGGCGGCGTGCTGACGGACATGCTGTTCACGCCCGACGATCCGCCGCGCGCCTTCACCGCCGCGCGCATCGAGACCCGGCACACGCACGGCACCGGCTGCGCGCTGTCGACCGCCATCGCGTGCGGGTTGGGGCAGGGCCTGGCGCTCGCCGGCGCCGTCGCGCGCGGGCACGCCTTCGTGCAGGCCGCCATCGCGAATGCACCCGGCTTCGGCGCGGGCCGCGGCCCGCTCGATCTGTTGCGGTTTGGGATCAGGGACGCCTGA
- a CDS encoding adenylosuccinate synthase — MSNVAVIGAQWGDEGKGKIIDWLANRAEMVVRFQGGNNAGHTIVVGTKTYKLSLLPSGVIQGKRSIIGNGVVVDPWSLLEEIARVGAAGVAVTPQTLVLAENAVLVLPIHKELDAVRESSNSLQRLGTTKRGIGPAYEDKVGRRAIRVIDLKDLAGLPAKIDRLLAHHNALRRGAGAEEIDAGALLAALTEIAPKILPFVGSSWRELDAARRAGKRVLFEGAQAVLLDIDHGTYPYVTSSNTVAGQAAAGAGIGPRQIGYVLGITKSYTTRVGEGPFPTEQQNAVGDMLGERGNEFGTVTGRKRRCGWFDSVLVRQTAITGGIDGIALTKLDILDTFETIEVCTGYRLGDQLLDYLPADANEQARLVPVYETMEGWRSSTRGARSWAELPANAIKYVRRIEELIGAPVALLSTSPDRDDTIMVKDPFLG; from the coding sequence ATGTCCAATGTCGCGGTGATCGGCGCCCAATGGGGCGACGAGGGAAAAGGCAAGATCATCGACTGGCTCGCGAACCGGGCCGAGATGGTGGTGCGCTTCCAGGGCGGCAACAACGCCGGCCATACGATCGTGGTCGGCACCAAGACCTACAAGCTCTCCCTGCTGCCGTCCGGCGTGATCCAGGGCAAGCGCTCGATCATCGGCAACGGCGTGGTGGTCGATCCGTGGTCGCTGTTGGAGGAGATCGCGCGCGTCGGCGCGGCCGGCGTGGCGGTGACGCCGCAGACGCTGGTGCTCGCCGAGAACGCGGTTCTGGTGCTGCCGATCCACAAGGAGCTGGACGCGGTGCGCGAGTCGTCCAATTCGCTGCAGCGGCTGGGCACCACCAAGCGCGGCATCGGCCCTGCCTATGAGGACAAGGTCGGCCGCCGCGCCATCCGCGTCATCGACCTGAAGGACCTCGCGGGCCTGCCCGCCAAGATCGACCGGCTGCTGGCGCATCACAACGCGCTGCGCCGGGGCGCCGGCGCCGAAGAGATCGATGCCGGCGCGCTGCTGGCCGCGCTGACCGAGATCGCGCCGAAGATCCTGCCCTTCGTCGGGTCGAGCTGGCGCGAGCTCGACGCCGCGCGCCGCGCCGGCAAGCGCGTGCTGTTCGAGGGCGCGCAGGCCGTGCTGCTCGACATCGACCACGGCACCTATCCCTATGTGACGTCGTCCAACACGGTGGCGGGCCAGGCGGCGGCCGGCGCGGGGATCGGACCGCGCCAGATCGGCTATGTGCTGGGCATCACCAAGAGCTACACGACGCGGGTCGGCGAGGGGCCGTTCCCCACCGAGCAGCAGAACGCCGTCGGCGACATGCTGGGCGAGCGCGGCAACGAGTTCGGCACGGTGACGGGGCGCAAGCGCCGCTGCGGCTGGTTCGATTCGGTGCTGGTGCGCCAGACCGCGATCACCGGCGGGATCGACGGCATCGCGCTGACCAAGCTCGACATCCTGGATACGTTCGAGACCATCGAAGTCTGCACCGGCTATCGCCTGGGCGACCAGCTGCTCGACTATCTGCCGGCCGACGCCAACGAGCAGGCCCGGCTCGTGCCGGTCTACGAGACGATGGAAGGCTGGCGAAGCTCGACGCGCGGGGCGCGGAGCTGGGCGGAGCTGCCCGCCAACGCGATCAAATATGTCCGGCGGATCGAGGAGCTGATCGGCGCGCCGGTCGCGCTCCTCTCCACCAGCCCGGACCGGGACGACACGATCATGGTCAAGGACCCGTTCCTCGGTTGA
- a CDS encoding AMP-binding protein has protein sequence MQAYALTLDKFLDHAAKWSGDAQVVTAGTGRIGYAALRARSNRLSGALAALGLRAGDRVATLAWNTQHHLETYYAVMGAGLVCHTLNPRLTVAHLAAMANEAQDRVLAVGAGLTDLALELAFHCPGIEAVVYLDGAPAGPRAIAGRRTFAFETLLAELGAEARWGDFGEETAAGLCYTSGTTGAPKGVLYTHRSNYLHTLRALQADAFALTAADSVLVAVPMFHANAWGFPFAAPAAGAKLVLPGRQADGAHLAKLIRDEGVTVAAGVQTVWQGLLDHLDATGGDVPTLERVLIGGSACPDALIRRMEERLGARVQTSWGMTELSPLGTIAPARAKTRAVGAGRPPVGLDLKLTDAAGATLPRQRNVTGHLKAKGASVVDRYFEAEADALDAEGYFDTGDLASIDDAGNLTISGRSKDLIKSGGEWINPAEIETIVGRLPGVGLVAVIGEADPKWGERPVLVVELQQNQTIDDTSLLDALRGNVADWWIPDRVIQVAHMPLAATGKIDKNRLRAEYARA, from the coding sequence ATGCAAGCTTACGCGCTCACGCTGGACAAATTCCTCGACCACGCCGCCAAGTGGTCGGGAGACGCGCAGGTCGTCACCGCCGGAACCGGCCGGATCGGCTATGCCGCGCTGAGAGCCCGCAGCAACCGCTTGTCGGGCGCGTTGGCCGCCCTTGGGTTGCGGGCCGGCGACCGGGTCGCGACGCTTGCCTGGAACACCCAGCACCATCTCGAAACCTATTATGCCGTCATGGGCGCGGGGCTGGTGTGCCACACGCTCAACCCGCGTTTGACCGTCGCGCATCTGGCCGCGATGGCGAACGAGGCGCAGGACCGCGTGCTCGCCGTCGGCGCCGGGCTCACGGATCTGGCGCTCGAACTGGCATTCCATTGTCCGGGCATCGAGGCCGTCGTGTATCTGGACGGCGCGCCGGCCGGACCGCGCGCCATCGCGGGCCGCCGCACCTTTGCGTTCGAGACGTTGCTTGCCGAGCTGGGCGCGGAGGCGCGCTGGGGCGATTTCGGCGAAGAGACGGCCGCGGGGCTTTGTTACACCTCCGGAACGACGGGCGCGCCCAAGGGCGTGCTCTATACGCATCGCTCCAACTACCTGCATACGCTGCGCGCCTTGCAGGCCGACGCCTTCGCGCTGACCGCGGCCGACTCCGTTCTCGTCGCCGTGCCGATGTTCCATGCGAATGCCTGGGGCTTTCCCTTCGCCGCGCCGGCGGCCGGCGCCAAGCTCGTCCTGCCCGGCCGCCAGGCCGACGGGGCGCATCTGGCGAAGCTTATCCGCGACGAAGGGGTGACGGTCGCGGCCGGCGTGCAGACGGTGTGGCAGGGCCTGCTGGACCATCTCGACGCGACCGGCGGCGACGTTCCCACGCTGGAGCGCGTGCTGATCGGCGGCTCCGCCTGTCCGGACGCGTTGATCCGGCGGATGGAGGAACGGCTCGGCGCGCGCGTGCAGACCAGCTGGGGCATGACGGAGCTGTCGCCGCTCGGCACGATCGCGCCCGCGCGCGCGAAAACGCGGGCCGTGGGCGCCGGCCGCCCGCCGGTCGGGCTCGACCTGAAGCTTACCGATGCCGCCGGCGCGACCCTGCCGCGGCAGCGGAACGTCACCGGACATCTGAAGGCGAAGGGCGCCAGCGTCGTCGACCGCTACTTCGAGGCCGAGGCGGACGCGCTCGACGCCGAGGGCTATTTCGACACCGGCGACCTCGCCAGCATCGACGATGCCGGCAATCTGACGATCTCGGGCCGCTCCAAGGACCTGATCAAGTCGGGCGGCGAGTGGATCAATCCGGCGGAGATCGAGACCATCGTCGGGCGGCTGCCCGGCGTGGGCCTCGTCGCCGTCATCGGCGAGGCCGACCCGAAATGGGGCGAGCGTCCGGTCCTGGTGGTCGAACTCCAGCAGAACCAGACCATCGACGACACATCGCTGCTCGACGCGCTTCGCGGCAACGTCGCCGACTGGTGGATACCCGATCGGGTGATTCAGGTGGCGCATATGCCACTGGCGGCCACCGGAAAAATTGACAAGAATCGTCTTCGCGCGGAATACGCTAGGGCCTAG
- a CDS encoding TonB family protein: protein MQRPILAALFALAMPATAHAQAPVLCDRLGANAPVALTSHLPPPELYPPLSAMMGETGMTMVRYSVEASGDVGEAGVARSSGSLRLDDAAIAFVKGFKFKPATVDGKPAACVRQIGVQWALHEDTSQTAAHIGGPALYPAAGDFPSGALAAHEEGTVDLIVMVDEKGTINLILPMTKTRFPDLNAATVAYLGRQKIVGPTIDGSPVRAAIIVRVVWSPTGKPPEATASAPPAPPPAGEDARAQHP, encoded by the coding sequence ATGCAGCGCCCGATCCTCGCCGCCCTGTTCGCCCTCGCGATGCCGGCGACGGCGCACGCGCAGGCGCCCGTCCTGTGCGACCGGCTCGGCGCGAACGCGCCGGTGGCGCTGACCTCGCACCTGCCGCCGCCCGAACTCTATCCGCCGCTGTCGGCGATGATGGGCGAAACCGGCATGACGATGGTGCGCTATTCGGTCGAAGCGAGCGGCGATGTCGGCGAGGCCGGCGTCGCGCGCTCGAGCGGCTCGCTGCGCCTGGACGATGCGGCGATCGCCTTCGTGAAAGGCTTCAAGTTCAAGCCCGCGACGGTCGACGGCAAACCCGCGGCCTGCGTCCGGCAGATCGGCGTGCAATGGGCGCTCCACGAGGATACCTCGCAGACGGCGGCGCATATCGGCGGACCGGCCCTCTATCCCGCGGCCGGGGACTTCCCGTCCGGCGCGTTGGCCGCGCACGAGGAGGGGACCGTCGACTTGATAGTCATGGTCGACGAGAAAGGCACCATCAACCTCATTCTGCCGATGACAAAGACGCGGTTCCCCGACCTCAACGCCGCCACGGTCGCCTATCTGGGCCGGCAGAAGATCGTTGGACCGACCATCGACGGCAGCCCGGTTCGCGCGGCGATCATCGTGCGGGTGGTGTGGTCGCCGACCGGAAAGCCGCCGGAGGCCACAGCCTCCGCCCCGCCCGCGCCGCCGCCAGCCGGCGAGGATGCCCGGGCACAGCATCCTTGA